In the genome of Populus trichocarpa isolate Nisqually-1 chromosome 6, P.trichocarpa_v4.1, whole genome shotgun sequence, one region contains:
- the LOC7458466 gene encoding farnesyl pyrophosphate synthase 1 codes for MADLKSTFLNVYSVLKKELLEDPAFEWSPDSRDWVDRMLDYNVPGGKLNRGLSVIDSYKYLKEGKELTEDEIFLTSALGWCIEWLQAYFLVLDDIMDSSHTRRGQPCWFRLPKVGLIAANDGILLRNHIPRILKNHFRDKAYYVDLLDLFNEVEFQTASGQMIDLITTLEGEKDLSKYTLSLHRRIVQYKTAYYSFYLPVACALLMAGENLDNHVDVKNILVEMGTYFQVQDDYLDCFGAPETIGKIGTDIEDFKCSWLVVKALEICNEEQKKLLHENYGKADPANVAKVKALYHELNLQGVFADYESKSYEKLIASIEAHPSKAVQAVLKSFLAKIYKRQK; via the exons ATGGCAGATCTGAAGTCAACGTTCTTGAATGTCTACTCTGTTCTCAAGAAAGAGCTTCTTGAGGATCCTGCTTTCGAATGGAGTCCTGATTCTCGTGATTGGGTTGATAGG ATGTTGGACTACAATGTGCCTGGAG GGAAGCTAAATCGAGGACTATCTGTGATTGACAGCTACAAATACTTGAAAGAAGGAAAGGAATTAACGGAAGATGAAATCTTTCTCACAAGTGCTCTTGGTTGGTGTATTGAATGG CTTCAAGcatattttcttgttcttgatgaCATTATGGATAGTTCCCATACAAGGCGTGGTCAACCCTGCTGGTTTAGGTTGCCCAAG GTTGGTCTTATTGCAGCAAATGATGGGATTCTGCTTCGCAATCACATCCCTAGAATTCTCAAAAACCACTTCAGAGACAAGGCATACTATGTAGATCTCCTCGACTTGTTCAATGAG GTTGAGTTTCAAACAGCCTCTGGACAGATGATAGATCTGATTACAACACTCGAAGGAGAAAAGGACTTGTCCAAGTACACTTTGTCTCT ACACCGGCGAATTGTGCAGTACAAGACCGCCTACTACTCATTTTACCTTCCT GTTGCATGTGCATTGCTCATGGCGGGTGAGAATCTGGACAACCATGTTGATGTAAAGAATATTCTTGTTGAGATGGGAACTTACTTCCAAGTACAG GATGATTACTTGGATTGCTTTGGTGCTCCAGAGACAATTGGCAAG ATAGGAACAGATATTGAAGATTTCAAGTGCTCTTGGTTGGTTGTGAAGGCTTTGGAGATTTGCAACGAAGAGCAAAAGAAACTATTACAT GAAAACTATGGGAAAGCTGACCCGGCAAATGTAGCAAAAGTGAAGGCCCTCTATCATGAGCTGAACCTTCAG GGTGTATTTGCGGACTATGAGAGCAAAAGCTATGAGAAACTGATAGCTTCTATCGAAGCTCACCCTAGCAAAGCAGTGCAAGCAGTGTTGAAGTCCTTCTTGGCTAAAATTTACAAGAGGCAGAAATAG